ATGTTCTTTATTGTGTGGGACCTGGCCAAAAAATCGAAAGCGGGCAAGTTTGGCACTTTCGTTCTATTCGGCGTCCTGGGGTTTGCGATCATGGTATTCGTGATCAAAGAGGTTTTTGTACACATTCTTGGTTGAGGCCGACATAGGTTAAAACCCTGATTGGCTCTCCATTTACGCTCGTGCCAGTGGATACCTTATGTTTCATTTTTTTGTTCCAGCAACCAAGGTGCAAAAGGATCGTGCAATCATGCGCGAGACCGATGCGCGTGTCGCCAAATACAGTCGCCGTGGGCTTGTGCTCAATTTTATTGTGTTTGTGCTCTGTCTTGCCTTCGGCAACTTCCAGGAAAAAGAGCACAATCTGGCGATAGTGTTGGTGACTGGCCTGCTGCTGGTAACACTGGTGCGCAGTTATTATCTGTTCCGCTTTGATAGTCTCTATGCCCGCGCGCCTGCGCGGTGGCGCAACCAATATTTCTTTGCATCCTGCCTTGGCGCTGCCTGGTGGAGTTTTATCCTTGTCACCCTGACCTGGGTGCAAGGTATGCGCGGTGAAACGCTGGTGATGTGGCTGTACTCCGTTGTTTTTTACTCCAGTGTTTCCAACGTGTTTGCTCCCTACACGCGCTTTCTCAGTATTTACCTTGCCATAGGCCAGGTTCCGGCGGCGATTACGGCAATTATGCTGGGTACCGCGCAAGGTGCGCTTTATGGCTGCATTATGCTGACTTTCTACATAATGTTGGCGCACCAGGGCAAGGTGACATCACTGGCTTACTGGGAGCGGCTTGAAGCACATTTTTCTCTGCGCGAGCGGGCGCAAGGCTTGGAAAATGAGAAGCGAACATCCCAGGCGCAAATCGAATTAAAAAATGAATTTCTGGTGAATCTGGGGCAAGAAATTCGCTCCTCTATCAGCGATGTGATGAGCACCTTATCGCTTATTGATGACAGTCAGCTTTCAGAGCGCCATCGCGAATTATTGGCCATGGCCAACAAAGCCACAGGGCGACAAATTGATTTGGTGAATAACGTGGTGGACTTCTCCAAGATCACCACCAAAACCCTGGTGTTGGATGAAGTTGAGTTTGACTTGCGCCGGGTGCTGGAAAAATTTGTGCAGGATTTTGCACTGGATGCCCATCAGCAAGGTGTGGAACTCTATTACAGCTTTGACCCGACTATGCCACTGCGTGTGCGTGGTGATGCGGCGCGCTTGAATCAGATTCTGGCCACGCTGCTCAATCACACCTTAAAGGCGAGCCGTATAGAGCATGTTTTTATTGAAGCGCGCTTTCATCAGGATCAGGATGATTTGGGTGAGTTGCAGGTGGTGATTAGCGATAGCGAAAAAAGTATTCATCCCGAGGCGGATGGTGAATCGCGCGAAAGTAATTATCAAGGCATAGGCTTGTCGATTTGTAAGGGACTGGCTGAGTGCATGGGCGGCAGCATTCACTTGCGTGAAAATAAAAATCGCGGCAATCGCATTTTTATCAATGTTGCGCTGCAGGTGGTATCCCATGAAGATCGCCGTTTTGGTGCCGAGCAAAAATTGCGTGGCAAACGTGCGCTGCTGGTTGACCTGCCGGATAACAATGGCAATGCACTGGCCGATGAAGTTAATGCCTGGGGCATGAGTACAGTGATTGTCGCCGGACAAGAGCAGACCATCACAAAGTTACGCGAGCAAGCGGTTGCCGGTTCGCCATTTGATTTAGTGCTTATTTTCACCAAACTGAACAATATGAATGGCTTGGCGATTTCCCGTGAAATTACCCAGCACCCGGATATTGCACCAGTGAAGCAAATTATTGCCATGAGTATTTTGCAGAGCGATAGCCCGGAAATGAAATCTCATTTGCGTGCGAATCCGCAGGTGAGTGTCATAGAAAAACCAATCATGCGCCGTCGCTTGCATGACGTAGCGGTACAAAAATTATTAAATACCAGTGCGGACGACGAGCGCAAAGTGATCGCAACCGAAAGCATAGGTATAGCAATAGTGCCCAGAGTATTATTGGTTGAAGATCACCGCGTGGATCAAATGGTGATTAGTGCCATGCTTAAAAAGTTGGGTTGCTATGTACAGGTCGCCCACAATGGACTGGAAGCGGTTGAGATAGTCACTAAAGAACGCTTCGATTTGGTGTTGATGGATTACGACATGAAGGAGCAGGACAGCATTGTGGCCGCGCAGAAAATTCGCGATCACGAGCGCAGCACGCATAGCAAATATCACTTGCCGATTGTGGCGGTGACCTCCACCCAAACAGAAGCCGATCAGGATGTGTATTTGTCGGCAGGTATGGATGACCACATTACCAAGCCGATCCGTTACGACGACCTTGAAGGGCGTTTGCAGCGCTGGCTGGAAAAAGCCTGACCCTGTTAAGAAGCGTTTATCCGCGTAAACACCACCACAATAGCTAAAAGTCACTGTTACAATAAGGTGGCTTTTTTTATTGCTATTGCTACACCGCAACCCTCCACGAATCGCCCAATAAAAACGTCTTTCTATAACAAAGGCATACCTATGATTAGCTTGTTTCCATCTATGAAAAATAGACTTTCGTTAATGGCCCTAAGTCTGGCCGCACTTCTTTTGTTACCGGCTTGTAGTGACCCTTCTTCTGCAGATAAACACAGCACTCATGCGCCTGCTGATGTGATCAGTTTGAAAGGTGCAC
The nucleotide sequence above comes from Cellvibrio sp. PSBB023. Encoded proteins:
- a CDS encoding response regulator — protein: MFHFFVPATKVQKDRAIMRETDARVAKYSRRGLVLNFIVFVLCLAFGNFQEKEHNLAIVLVTGLLLVTLVRSYYLFRFDSLYARAPARWRNQYFFASCLGAAWWSFILVTLTWVQGMRGETLVMWLYSVVFYSSVSNVFAPYTRFLSIYLAIGQVPAAITAIMLGTAQGALYGCIMLTFYIMLAHQGKVTSLAYWERLEAHFSLRERAQGLENEKRTSQAQIELKNEFLVNLGQEIRSSISDVMSTLSLIDDSQLSERHRELLAMANKATGRQIDLVNNVVDFSKITTKTLVLDEVEFDLRRVLEKFVQDFALDAHQQGVELYYSFDPTMPLRVRGDAARLNQILATLLNHTLKASRIEHVFIEARFHQDQDDLGELQVVISDSEKSIHPEADGESRESNYQGIGLSICKGLAECMGGSIHLRENKNRGNRIFINVALQVVSHEDRRFGAEQKLRGKRALLVDLPDNNGNALADEVNAWGMSTVIVAGQEQTITKLREQAVAGSPFDLVLIFTKLNNMNGLAISREITQHPDIAPVKQIIAMSILQSDSPEMKSHLRANPQVSVIEKPIMRRRLHDVAVQKLLNTSADDERKVIATESIGIAIVPRVLLVEDHRVDQMVISAMLKKLGCYVQVAHNGLEAVEIVTKERFDLVLMDYDMKEQDSIVAAQKIRDHERSTHSKYHLPIVAVTSTQTEADQDVYLSAGMDDHITKPIRYDDLEGRLQRWLEKA
- a CDS encoding DUF2788 domain-containing protein, whose protein sequence is MTLAQLETWGMYLCGGGLIVFMFFIVWDLAKKSKAGKFGTFVLFGVLGFAIMVFVIKEVFVHILG